The Lynx canadensis isolate LIC74 chromosome D1, mLynCan4.pri.v2, whole genome shotgun sequence genome has a segment encoding these proteins:
- the LOC115525894 gene encoding olfactory receptor 5G3-like, protein MEDKNQTKMTEFLFLGLTDILQEQIVLFVMLFIVYLVTLGGNIGMIILIWTDLRFHTPMYFFLSHLSFVDICSSSSIAPKMLCDIFAEKKGISFMGCATQMWFFGLFVATECFLLASMAYDRYMAICRPLLYTLIMSQRVCVQLVVWPYAMALLSTMTHTILTFRLPFCGTNIINHFFCDISPLLSLVCADTLINKLVLFILAGAIGVVSGLIIMVSYVCILVAILKMQTADGRRKAFSTCSSHLAVVSILYGTLFFIYVQPGSSPSMDINKVISLFYTVVIPMLNPLIYSLRNKEVKNALRRNFERKNSLLAK, encoded by the coding sequence ATGGAAGATAAGAATCAGACAAAAAtgactgaatttcttttcttgggTCTTACAGACATTCTCCAAGAGCAGATTGTCCTCTTTGTCATGCTCTTCATTGTCTATCTTGTCACCCTGGGGGGTAACATAGGGATGATCATTCTCATATGGACTGATCTCAGATTCCACACTCCTATGTACTTTTTTCTCAGCCACTTGTCCTTTGTAGATATTTGTTCCTCTTCTTCCATTGCCCCCAAGATGCTGTGTGATATCTTTGCAGAGAAAAAAGGTATCTCTTTCATGGGTTGTGCTACACAGATGTGGTTCTTTGGTCTTTTTGTGGCAACTGAATGTTTCCTCCTGGCTTCCATGGCATATGACCGGTATATGGCCATCTGTAGGCCCTTGTTGTATACACTCATCATGTCCCAGAGGGTCTGTGTGCAGCTGGTAGTATGGCCTTATGCCATGGCTCTTCTAAGCACAATGACCCATACAATTCTCACTTTTCGCTTACCCTTCTGTGGTACAAATATCATCAATCACTTCTTCTGTGACATTTCACCACTGCTTTCCTTAGTATGTGCAGACACCTTGATCAATAAATTAGTGCTGTTCATCTTGGCTGGAGCAATTGGTGTGGTCAGTGGCCTGATCATCATGGTCTCCTATGTTTGCATCCTGGTGGCCATCTTGAAGATGCAGACTGCTGATGGGAGAAGGAAAGCTTTCTCCACCTGCTCTTCTCACCTGGCAGTTGTCTCCATCCTGTATGGGACTCTTTTCTTTATCTATGTTCAGCCTGGCTCAAGTCCCTCCATGGATATCAATAAAGTGATTTCTCTGTTTTATACCGTGGTGATCCCCATGTTGAACCCCctcatctacagcctgaggaacaagGAGGTAAAAAATGCACTCAGGaggaattttgaaaggaaaaattctCTATTGGCAAAATAG